Proteins encoded in a region of the Raphanus sativus cultivar WK10039 chromosome 8, ASM80110v3, whole genome shotgun sequence genome:
- the LOC108837324 gene encoding protein IQ-DOMAIN 32 isoform X2: MGRSPASSCLRIIACAGGDDAAEPTPNALESKSSSDKRGWSFRKKSGKQQQQRGVMSITTSVAVSEETTRTRETLESALLLKSPSPEDNVVSEKQTFSVDDEKTKTKKSQLPVTTYVDESVDVNKKAEVPVLVESKGTETEEEDFIGTELQSKFDGGDCADAPPVTVIEKDTTLEVAKVEPDDVIIIKKEVDDSVIIIIQAAIRGFLARRELLRRKKVVKLQAAVRGHLVRNQAMGSLRCVQAIVKMQTLVRARHSAKDGSRVSAISKVETNAAAQKLLENKFAKHLMESTPKTKPISIKCDPTKPSSAWSWLERWMSVSKPEKAPLATEEQHLEETKVSSQVDLVSSESTLETEADTGFSSKVELSETEKTSHYDSPKASAEVDHDSHPLAAAKDTEAEYVDEQPKHSLKRKASNPSFAAARSKFEELTSSAAGSNKAITLSSKDGVLGEQGKDSSEAKKDQSVEEVAPAEHNGSECGTELSVTSSLDSLDKKSDVESGGEPKVGAKLLENGTPKSDQAELIEIDVKSKTPLAATVDDSKERVEVTVTEHETVIISTPDSKKRSAEEDESGPQASYSLPEEAVTPMTITESQATPASQASSSVRARKDRSGKSGSSQKRKVSKKIASSPKQETDTTTTTEQKSGRRNSFGYDQEARESSGGKNSVPRFMQPTQSAKAKVQEHNSPRSSPDLQEREVSVKKRHSLPVVVANGKQGSSPRIQRSASQAQPITKDTRKWQR; encoded by the exons ATGGGAAGATCTCCAGCTTCTTCTTGTCTCCGTATCATCGCCTGCGCCGGCGGAGACGACGCCGCCGAACCTACGCCTAATGCTCTAGAG AGCAAGAGCTCTAGTGATAAGCGAGGATGGAGTTTCAGGAAGAAATCAgggaagcagcagcagcagcgagGGGTGATGTCGATCACTACTAGTGTTGCTGTCTCTGAAGAAACTACTAGGACTAGAGAGACTCTTGAATCTGCTCTTCTTCTCAAGTCTCCTTCTCCTGAAGATAACGTTGTGTCTGAAAAGCAGACGTTTTCCGTTGATGATGAgaagacgaagacgaagaagagTCAGTTACCTGTTACTACCTATGTGGACGAATCTGTGGATGTGAACAAAAAAGCGGAGGTGCCTGTTCTCGTGGAATCAAAAGGGACTGAAACTGAGGAGGAGGATTTTATTGGAACTGAGTTGCAATCTAAGTTTGATGGAGGAGATTGTGCAGATGCACCACCCGTGACCGTGATAGAGAAAGACACTACTCTAGAGGTTGCAAAGGTTGAACCAGATGATGTGATCATCATCAAGAAAGAAGTTGATGATTCCGTTATCATTATCATCCAAGCTGCTATACGTGGATTTTTG GCGCGAAGAGAACTTTTGAGGCGCAAGAAAGTTGTTAAACTTCAGGCTGCTGTACGTGGCCACCTCGTTAGGAACCAGGCCATGGGATCACTCCGATGTGTCCAAGCTATCGTCAAAATGCAGACGCTCGTCCGTGCTCGTCATTCCGCCAAAGATGGAAGCCGTGTTTCTGCAATCTct AAGGTGGAAACAAATGCAGCAGCACAAAAACTTCTCGAAAACAAGTTTGCTAAACAT CTAATGGAGTCAACTCCCAAGACGAAGCCTATCAGCATTAAGTGTGATCCAACGAAACCTAGCTCTGCTTGGAGCTGGTTGGAGAGGTGGATGTCTGTTTCCAAGCCTGAGAAGGCTCCATTAGCAACGGAGGAGCAACATTTGGAAGAAACCAAGGTATCATCACAAGTTGACTTGGTGAGCTCTGAGTCCACCTTAGAGACCGAAGCTGATACTGGTTTCTCAAGTAAGGTGGAGCTGTCTGAGACGGAGAAAACGAGCCATTATGATTCACCGAAAGCATCTGCAGAGGTTGATCATGACTCTCATCCACTTGCTGCTGCTAAGGATACCGAAGCTGAATATGTGGATGAACAGCCGAAACATTCTTTGAAGCGTAAGGCTAGCAATCCTTCTTTCGCTGCAGCGAGATCAAAGTTTGAGGAACTAACTTCATCTGCTGCTGGTTCAAACAAAGCAATCACGCTTTCTTCTAAAGATGGTGTTTTAGGTGAACAAGGCAAAGATTCATCAGAGGCTAAAAAGGATCAGTCTGTGGAAGAAGTTGCTCCAGCGGAGCACAATGGATCTGAGTGTGGCACTGAACTCTCTGTGACTTCTTCTCTTGATTCGCTTGACAAGAAGTCAGACGTTGAGAGTGGTGGAGAGCCCAAGGTTGGAGCTAAGCTTCTAGAAAACGGCACTCCCAAGTCAGACCAAGCAGAGTTGATAGAAATTGATGTGAAATCTAAAACTCCATTGGCGGCTACTGTAGATGACTCCAAGGAGAGAGTTGAGGTTACAGTGACAGAGCATGAAACGGTTATTATTAGTACACCAGATTCCAAAAAGAGAAGTGCAGAAGAAGATGAATCAGGTCCTCAAGCATCATACTCGTTACCTGAGGAAGCTGTAACTCCGATGACAATCACTGAATCTCAGGCAACTCCGGCAAGTCAAGCATCCTCTTCGGTTAGAGCAAGGAAGGATAGATCCGGTAAGAGTGGTTCAAGCCAGAAGCGGAAAGTTAGCAAGAAAATAGCATCAAGTCCCAAACAGGAAACTgatactactactactacagaACAGAAAAGCGGGAGAAGAAACTCTTTTGGTTATGATCAAGAAGCAAGAGAAAGCAGCGGAGGGAAAAACTCTGTTCCTCGGTTCATGCAGCCAACACAGTCGGCGAAAGCTAAGGTTCAGGAACATAACTCACCAAGGTCAAGCCCTGATCTTCAGGAGAGAGAGGTTTCCGTCAAGAAGAGACATTCATTGCCTGTTGTTGTTGCCAATGGGAAACAAGGGTCTTCTCCTAGAATCCAACGGTCTGCGTCTCAAGCACAGCCAATTACAAAGG ATACAAGAAAATGGCAGAGATGA
- the LOC108837324 gene encoding protein IQ-DOMAIN 32 isoform X1, producing MGRSPASSCLRIIACAGGDDAAEPTPNALESKSSSDKRGWSFRKKSGKQQQQRGVMSITTSVAVSEETTRTRETLESALLLKSPSPEDNVVSEKQTFSVDDEKTKTKKSQLPVTTYVDESVDVNKKAEVPVLVESKGTETEEEDFIGTELQSKFDGGDCADAPPVTVIEKDTTLEVAKVEPDDVIIIKKEVDDSVIIIIQAAIRGFLARRELLRRKKVVKLQAAVRGHLVRNQAMGSLRCVQAIVKMQTLVRARHSAKDGSRVSAISEKVETNAAAQKLLENKFAKHLMESTPKTKPISIKCDPTKPSSAWSWLERWMSVSKPEKAPLATEEQHLEETKVSSQVDLVSSESTLETEADTGFSSKVELSETEKTSHYDSPKASAEVDHDSHPLAAAKDTEAEYVDEQPKHSLKRKASNPSFAAARSKFEELTSSAAGSNKAITLSSKDGVLGEQGKDSSEAKKDQSVEEVAPAEHNGSECGTELSVTSSLDSLDKKSDVESGGEPKVGAKLLENGTPKSDQAELIEIDVKSKTPLAATVDDSKERVEVTVTEHETVIISTPDSKKRSAEEDESGPQASYSLPEEAVTPMTITESQATPASQASSSVRARKDRSGKSGSSQKRKVSKKIASSPKQETDTTTTTEQKSGRRNSFGYDQEARESSGGKNSVPRFMQPTQSAKAKVQEHNSPRSSPDLQEREVSVKKRHSLPVVVANGKQGSSPRIQRSASQAQPITKDTRKWQR from the exons ATGGGAAGATCTCCAGCTTCTTCTTGTCTCCGTATCATCGCCTGCGCCGGCGGAGACGACGCCGCCGAACCTACGCCTAATGCTCTAGAG AGCAAGAGCTCTAGTGATAAGCGAGGATGGAGTTTCAGGAAGAAATCAgggaagcagcagcagcagcgagGGGTGATGTCGATCACTACTAGTGTTGCTGTCTCTGAAGAAACTACTAGGACTAGAGAGACTCTTGAATCTGCTCTTCTTCTCAAGTCTCCTTCTCCTGAAGATAACGTTGTGTCTGAAAAGCAGACGTTTTCCGTTGATGATGAgaagacgaagacgaagaagagTCAGTTACCTGTTACTACCTATGTGGACGAATCTGTGGATGTGAACAAAAAAGCGGAGGTGCCTGTTCTCGTGGAATCAAAAGGGACTGAAACTGAGGAGGAGGATTTTATTGGAACTGAGTTGCAATCTAAGTTTGATGGAGGAGATTGTGCAGATGCACCACCCGTGACCGTGATAGAGAAAGACACTACTCTAGAGGTTGCAAAGGTTGAACCAGATGATGTGATCATCATCAAGAAAGAAGTTGATGATTCCGTTATCATTATCATCCAAGCTGCTATACGTGGATTTTTG GCGCGAAGAGAACTTTTGAGGCGCAAGAAAGTTGTTAAACTTCAGGCTGCTGTACGTGGCCACCTCGTTAGGAACCAGGCCATGGGATCACTCCGATGTGTCCAAGCTATCGTCAAAATGCAGACGCTCGTCCGTGCTCGTCATTCCGCCAAAGATGGAAGCCGTGTTTCTGCAATCTct GAGAAGGTGGAAACAAATGCAGCAGCACAAAAACTTCTCGAAAACAAGTTTGCTAAACAT CTAATGGAGTCAACTCCCAAGACGAAGCCTATCAGCATTAAGTGTGATCCAACGAAACCTAGCTCTGCTTGGAGCTGGTTGGAGAGGTGGATGTCTGTTTCCAAGCCTGAGAAGGCTCCATTAGCAACGGAGGAGCAACATTTGGAAGAAACCAAGGTATCATCACAAGTTGACTTGGTGAGCTCTGAGTCCACCTTAGAGACCGAAGCTGATACTGGTTTCTCAAGTAAGGTGGAGCTGTCTGAGACGGAGAAAACGAGCCATTATGATTCACCGAAAGCATCTGCAGAGGTTGATCATGACTCTCATCCACTTGCTGCTGCTAAGGATACCGAAGCTGAATATGTGGATGAACAGCCGAAACATTCTTTGAAGCGTAAGGCTAGCAATCCTTCTTTCGCTGCAGCGAGATCAAAGTTTGAGGAACTAACTTCATCTGCTGCTGGTTCAAACAAAGCAATCACGCTTTCTTCTAAAGATGGTGTTTTAGGTGAACAAGGCAAAGATTCATCAGAGGCTAAAAAGGATCAGTCTGTGGAAGAAGTTGCTCCAGCGGAGCACAATGGATCTGAGTGTGGCACTGAACTCTCTGTGACTTCTTCTCTTGATTCGCTTGACAAGAAGTCAGACGTTGAGAGTGGTGGAGAGCCCAAGGTTGGAGCTAAGCTTCTAGAAAACGGCACTCCCAAGTCAGACCAAGCAGAGTTGATAGAAATTGATGTGAAATCTAAAACTCCATTGGCGGCTACTGTAGATGACTCCAAGGAGAGAGTTGAGGTTACAGTGACAGAGCATGAAACGGTTATTATTAGTACACCAGATTCCAAAAAGAGAAGTGCAGAAGAAGATGAATCAGGTCCTCAAGCATCATACTCGTTACCTGAGGAAGCTGTAACTCCGATGACAATCACTGAATCTCAGGCAACTCCGGCAAGTCAAGCATCCTCTTCGGTTAGAGCAAGGAAGGATAGATCCGGTAAGAGTGGTTCAAGCCAGAAGCGGAAAGTTAGCAAGAAAATAGCATCAAGTCCCAAACAGGAAACTgatactactactactacagaACAGAAAAGCGGGAGAAGAAACTCTTTTGGTTATGATCAAGAAGCAAGAGAAAGCAGCGGAGGGAAAAACTCTGTTCCTCGGTTCATGCAGCCAACACAGTCGGCGAAAGCTAAGGTTCAGGAACATAACTCACCAAGGTCAAGCCCTGATCTTCAGGAGAGAGAGGTTTCCGTCAAGAAGAGACATTCATTGCCTGTTGTTGTTGCCAATGGGAAACAAGGGTCTTCTCCTAGAATCCAACGGTCTGCGTCTCAAGCACAGCCAATTACAAAGG ATACAAGAAAATGGCAGAGATGA
- the LOC108820960 gene encoding V-type proton ATPase subunit c2: MASGFSGDETAPFFGFLGAAAALVFSCMGAAYGTAKSGVGVASMGVMRPELVMKSIVPVVMAGVLGIYGLIIAVIISTGINPKAKSYYLFDGYAHLSSGLACGLAGLSAGMAIGIVGDAGVRANAQQPKLFVGMILILIFAEALALYGLIVGIILSSRAGQSRAE, from the exons ATGGCTTCAGGTTTCAGCGGCGATGAAACTGCTCCTTTCTTCGGATTCCTCGGCGCTGCCGCCGCTCTCGTCTTCTCCT GTATGGGAGCAGCGTACGGGACAGCAAAGAGCGGGGTCGGTGTGGCGTCGATGGGTGTGATGAGACCAGAGCTTGTGATGAAATCGATTGTTCCCGTGGTTATGGCTGGTGTTTTAGGTATCTATGGTCTGATCATTGCTGTCATCATCAGTACCGGAATCAACCCCAAGGCCAAGTCTTACTATCTATTCGATGGCTATGCTCATCTATCTTCCGGTCTCGCTTGTGGTCTCGCCGGTCTTTCAGCTGGTATGGCTATTGGTATCGTCGGTGACGCTGGTGTTAG AGCGAATGCACAACAACCGAAGCTGTTTGTGGGAATGATTTTGATTCTCATTTTTGCTGAAGCACTTGCGTTGTACGGTCTCATTGTTGGTATCATCCTCTCTTCTCGTGCTGGTCAGTCTAGAGCCGAGTGA
- the LOC108820955 gene encoding ATP sulfurylase 2, which produces MPLLIRSSYVSKFHTTNSKPSSFSDQIPSKSPFFSSFNHNPLTNLVYKRNPKMQSLSFPSPTTVKSSLIDPDGGELVELIVPESEIELKKKEAESMPRVRLTKIDLEWVHVISEGWASPLKGFMREDEYLQTLHFNSLRLKDGTLVNMSLPIVLAIDDKTKEHIGVSKNVALATPQGHIIGSLRSVEIYKHNKEERIARTWGTTSPGLPYVEEHIAPAGNWLIGGDLEVFQGIKYNDGLDHYRLSPKQLRKEFDNRKADAVFAFQLRNPVHNGHALLMNDTRKRLLEMGYKNPVLLLHPLGGFTKADDVPLDVRMEQHSKVLEDGVLDPETTIVSIFPSPMHYAGPTEVQWHAKARINAGANFYIVGRDPAGMGHPTEKRDLYDPDHGKKVLSMAPGLEKLNILPFRVAAYDTVEKQMAFFDPTRAKEFLFISGTKMRTYARTGESPPDGFMCPSGWNVLVKYYESLQESDESSKQQAVVSA; this is translated from the exons ATGCCTCTTCTGATCAGATCCTCCTACGTCTCTAAATTTCACACTACAAACTCAAAACCATCGTCTTTCTCCGATCAAATCCCCTCAAAATCACCCTTCTTCTCTTCATTCAACCACAACCCACTAACCAATTTGGTCTATAAACGCAACCCAAAGATGCAATCTCTCTCCTTTCCTTCTCCAACGACCGTCAAGAGCTCCTTGATCGACCCAGACGGTGGGGAGCTAGTGGAACTGATCGTACCCGAATCGGAGATCGagctaaagaagaaggaagCAGAGTCCATGCCGAGAGTGAGGCTGACGAAGATCGACCTGGAGTGGGTGCACGTGATCAGCGAAGGCTGGGCTAGTCCTTTGAAAGGGTTCATGAGAGAAGACGAGTATCTCCAAACCCTTCATTTCAACTCTCTAAGGCTCAAAGACGGGACTCTCGTCAACATGTCTCTTCCCATCGTTCTCGCCATCGACGACAAAACCAAAGAACACATCGGTGTGTCTAAAAACGTTGCTCTCGCAACCCCTCAAGGACACATCATCGGCTCTCTCCGCAG TGTGGAGATATATAAACACAACAAGGAAGAAAGGATTGCTAGGACGTGGGGAACTACTTCTCCGGGGCTACCTTACGTCGAGGAACACATTGCTCCGGCTGGGAACTGGTTGATCGGTGGAGATTTAGAAGTTTTCCAGGGGATTAAGTATAACGATGGTCTTGATCATTACAGGCTATCACCTAAACAGCTTAGGAAAGAGTTCGATAACCGTAAAGCGGATGCTGTCTTTGCATTCCAGCTGAGGAACCCTGTCCACAACGGCCACGCTCTGTTGATGAACGATACGAGGAAAAGGCTTTTGGAGATGGGTTACAAGAACCCTGTTCTGTTGCTTCATCCTTTAGGAGGTTTCACTAAAGCTGATGATGTTCCTCTTGATGTTCGAATGGAACAACATAGCAAG GTTCTTGAAGATGGGGTTCTTGACCCGGAGACTACTATTGTCTCGATATTTCCGTCGCCGATGCACTATGCTGGTCCCACTGAAGTTCAGTGGCACGCCAAGGCTAGGATCAATGCAGGTGCTAATTTCTATATTGTGGGTCGTGATCCTGCGGGAATGGGACATCCTACTGAGAAGAGAGATCTGTATGATCCTGATCATGGAAAGAAAGTCTTGAGCATGGCTCCTGGACTTGAGAAACTGAATATTCTTCCGTTTAGG GTTGCAGCTTATGATACAGTTGAGAAGCAGATGGCGTTTTTCGATCCAACTCGTGCAAAAgagtttcttttcatttctggAACTAAG ATGCGAACGTATGCAAGAACAGGGGAGAGTCCACCAGATGGGTTTATGTGTCCGAGTGGATGGAATGTTCTTGTCAAATATTATGAGAGCTTGCAAGAAAGTGATGAATCGTCAAAACAACAAGCAGTTGTTTCAGCCTAA